The following proteins are encoded in a genomic region of Microbacterium sp. NC79:
- a CDS encoding proline--tRNA ligase, which yields MVTRLSNYFVRTLREDPADAEAISHKLLVRAGYIRRQAPGIFAWLPLGLRVKGKLENIIREEMAAAGAFEVHFPALLPRDMYEATGRWEEYGDALFRLQDRKGADYLLAPTHEEAFTLMVKDLYSSYKDLPLTIYQIQDKYRDEARPRAGLLRGREFTMKDAYSFDSSDAGLDASYQAQRDAYERIFQRLGIEYAIVQADAGAMGGSRSEEFLHPTAIGEDTYVRSAGGYAANVEAFATLAPEPRSIEGLPEPVIYDSPNTPSIETLVAHTNTVLDGTYTAADTLKNVVLALTHLDGTREIVIVGIPGDREVDEKRAEVAFAPAEVEQATDADFAKNPLLVKGYIGPWTPQGALLGEESATNIRYFLDPRVAPGTTWITGANIDEKHVHSLVAGRDFAADGIVEIASVREGDEAPDGSGPVTLQRGMEIGHVFQLGRKYAESLGLKVLDENGKLTTVTMGSYGIGVTRILAVLAELNHDDRGLIWPESIAPFDVQVVATGRDALAFELAEEVAAALEGAGREVLIDDRAGKVSPGVKFGDAELLGVPHIIIVGRGAADREVEVWDRRTGVKTPMPVAEALAQFGA from the coding sequence GTGGTAACACGACTCTCTAATTACTTTGTCCGCACCCTCCGTGAAGATCCTGCTGACGCAGAAGCCATCTCGCACAAGCTTCTTGTGCGCGCCGGCTACATCCGTCGACAGGCGCCAGGCATTTTTGCGTGGCTGCCGCTTGGCCTTCGGGTGAAGGGCAAGCTGGAGAACATCATCCGCGAGGAGATGGCCGCCGCCGGTGCCTTTGAGGTGCACTTCCCGGCGCTGCTCCCGCGTGACATGTACGAAGCGACGGGTCGGTGGGAAGAGTACGGCGACGCACTGTTCCGCCTGCAAGACCGCAAGGGCGCCGACTATCTGCTCGCGCCGACGCACGAAGAGGCCTTCACCCTGATGGTGAAAGACCTGTACTCGTCGTACAAAGACCTGCCGCTGACGATCTATCAGATCCAAGACAAGTACCGCGACGAGGCTCGTCCGCGTGCTGGCCTCCTGCGTGGCCGCGAATTCACGATGAAGGACGCCTACTCGTTTGACTCGTCAGACGCGGGCCTTGACGCGTCATACCAGGCTCAGCGTGACGCCTACGAGCGCATCTTCCAGCGTCTCGGCATCGAGTACGCGATCGTGCAGGCTGACGCTGGTGCCATGGGTGGTTCGCGTTCAGAAGAGTTCTTGCACCCGACCGCGATCGGTGAAGACACCTACGTGCGCTCTGCCGGTGGCTACGCCGCCAACGTTGAGGCATTTGCGACGCTCGCACCCGAGCCCCGTTCGATTGAGGGCCTGCCTGAGCCGGTCATTTACGACTCGCCCAACACGCCGTCGATTGAGACGCTCGTCGCACACACCAACACGGTGCTTGACGGAACCTACACGGCTGCTGACACGCTGAAGAACGTCGTGCTGGCACTCACGCACCTCGATGGCACGCGCGAGATCGTTATCGTCGGTATTCCCGGTGACCGTGAGGTTGACGAAAAGCGTGCCGAGGTTGCCTTCGCACCCGCCGAGGTCGAGCAGGCTACTGACGCTGACTTCGCGAAGAACCCGCTGCTGGTCAAGGGCTACATCGGCCCGTGGACGCCGCAGGGCGCGCTGCTCGGTGAGGAGTCTGCGACGAACATCCGCTACTTCCTTGACCCGCGTGTGGCCCCGGGAACCACCTGGATCACGGGTGCCAACATCGACGAGAAGCACGTGCACTCGCTGGTTGCCGGTCGTGACTTCGCCGCCGACGGCATCGTTGAAATCGCCAGCGTGCGCGAAGGCGACGAAGCTCCCGATGGTTCCGGCCCCGTCACGCTGCAGCGTGGCATGGAGATCGGTCACGTCTTCCAGCTCGGCCGCAAGTACGCCGAATCGCTGGGCCTCAAGGTGCTCGACGAGAACGGCAAGCTGACGACCGTCACGATGGGTTCGTACGGTATCGGCGTAACGCGTATTCTCGCGGTGCTGGCAGAGCTCAACCACGACGACCGCGGCCTGATTTGGCCCGAGTCGATCGCGCCGTTCGACGTGCAGGTTGTTGCGACCGGTCGTGACGCGCTGGCGTTCGAACTGGCCGAAGAAGTTGCCGCTGCGCTCGAGGGCGCTGGCCGCGAAGTGCTTATCGATGACCGCGCTGGCAAGGTCTCACCCGGTGTGAAGTTCGGCGACGCCGAGCTGCTCGGTGTGCCCCACATCATCATCGTCGGCCGCGGTGCGGCTGACCGTGAGGTCGAGGTCTGGGACCGCCGCACCGGCGTCAAGACGCCGATGCCGGTGGCTGAAGCCCTCGCACAGTTCGGGGCTTAG
- the pcp gene encoding pyroglutamyl-peptidase I, whose translation MTTILLTGFEPFGNDTENPSGDAVRLVAETWQGPEQLVTAVLPVTFAGAGAQLRELIAEHSPDLIMATGLAGNRAALSFERVALNLRDARIPDNAGDQPVDTPVVPDAASALFATLPVKAMTRAVADAGVPAELSLSAGTFVCNDVMFQAIDAAGHARAGFIHVPWADGQKPAPTPTLPLADIACGIEVAIRTAVGTTDDLAVAGGTIS comes from the coding sequence GTGACGACGATCCTGCTGACCGGCTTTGAGCCCTTCGGAAACGACACCGAAAACCCATCTGGCGATGCGGTTCGGCTTGTCGCCGAGACCTGGCAGGGGCCGGAACAATTGGTCACCGCCGTCCTTCCGGTCACCTTTGCTGGCGCCGGGGCGCAGCTTCGCGAGCTCATCGCCGAGCACTCCCCTGACCTCATCATGGCGACGGGTCTTGCAGGCAACCGCGCCGCCCTCAGCTTCGAACGCGTTGCCCTGAACCTCCGCGACGCGCGCATCCCCGACAACGCGGGCGATCAGCCGGTCGACACCCCCGTGGTTCCGGATGCCGCGAGCGCCCTCTTCGCGACGCTCCCCGTCAAGGCGATGACGCGCGCGGTCGCCGACGCGGGCGTGCCAGCCGAGCTGTCGCTCAGCGCCGGAACCTTTGTCTGCAATGACGTCATGTTCCAGGCGATCGATGCCGCCGGCCACGCCCGCGCTGGCTTCATTCATGTGCCATGGGCCGACGGACAAAAGCCCGCTCCAACGCCGACTCTGCCGTTGGCAGATATCGCATGCGGTATCGAGGTGGCCATTCGCACGGCTGTGGGAACCACCGATGACCTCGCCGTCGCGGGCGGAACCATCAGTTGA
- the pntB gene encoding Re/Si-specific NAD(P)(+) transhydrogenase subunit beta, with the protein MFESLSSTAAAVAGAAYIVAALLFILSLAGLSKHETAKNGVRFGIIGMALALAATMWVSFQTENPSILGIGLLVAAIVVGAIIGLWRARVVEMTGMPELIALLHSFVGLAAVIVGWNGHLQPPHYTGALRDIHHAEVFIGVFIGAVTFTGSIVAFGKLSGRMSSKPLMLPGKNVLNVGALVAFIALTVWYVIDPSLVLLIVVTVLALALGWHLVASIGGGDMPVVVSMLNSYSGWAAAAAGFLLNNDLLIVTGALVGSSGAYLSYIMCKAMNRSFISVIAGGFGIAAPKKDGEEETGEHREVSVDDAAAMLKGASSVVITPGYGMAVAQAQYPVAELTQKLRDQGINVRFGIHPVAGRLPGHMNVLLAEAKVPYDIVLEMDEINDDLADTDVVLVIGANDTINPAAAEDPSSPIAGMPVLRVWEAKNVIVFKRSMAAGYAGVQNPLFFRENASMLFGDAKARVEDILRAL; encoded by the coding sequence GTGTTTGAATCCCTGTCTTCGACGGCCGCAGCCGTCGCGGGTGCCGCGTACATCGTTGCCGCCCTACTCTTCATCCTTAGCCTTGCTGGCCTCAGCAAGCACGAGACCGCCAAGAACGGTGTGCGCTTCGGCATCATCGGTATGGCGCTGGCTCTGGCCGCCACCATGTGGGTGTCCTTCCAGACGGAAAACCCCTCGATCCTCGGCATCGGACTGCTTGTTGCAGCCATCGTCGTTGGTGCGATCATCGGCCTCTGGCGTGCACGCGTCGTCGAGATGACGGGCATGCCCGAGCTCATCGCGCTGCTGCACAGCTTTGTCGGTCTTGCCGCCGTCATCGTGGGCTGGAACGGCCACCTGCAGCCGCCGCACTACACCGGTGCGCTACGCGATATCCACCACGCTGAAGTCTTCATTGGTGTCTTCATCGGTGCCGTCACCTTCACCGGTTCCATCGTTGCGTTCGGCAAGCTCTCCGGACGGATGTCGTCCAAGCCGCTCATGCTGCCTGGCAAGAACGTGCTCAACGTCGGTGCCCTGGTCGCTTTCATCGCGCTCACCGTGTGGTACGTCATCGACCCGTCGCTCGTGCTCCTCATCGTTGTCACGGTGCTGGCACTCGCCCTGGGTTGGCACCTGGTCGCCTCGATCGGTGGCGGCGACATGCCCGTCGTCGTGTCGATGCTGAACTCGTACTCCGGTTGGGCAGCAGCTGCCGCTGGTTTCTTGCTCAACAACGACCTGCTCATCGTCACCGGTGCCCTCGTTGGTTCCAGTGGTGCATACCTGTCGTACATCATGTGCAAGGCCATGAACCGCTCCTTCATCTCCGTCATCGCCGGTGGCTTCGGTATCGCAGCTCCCAAGAAGGACGGCGAAGAGGAGACCGGCGAACACCGCGAAGTGAGCGTCGACGACGCCGCCGCGATGCTCAAGGGTGCGTCTTCCGTCGTCATCACGCCTGGCTACGGCATGGCTGTCGCGCAAGCACAGTACCCGGTCGCCGAGCTCACGCAGAAGCTGCGCGATCAGGGCATCAACGTGCGCTTCGGTATTCACCCGGTTGCTGGGCGTCTGCCCGGTCACATGAACGTGCTCCTCGCCGAGGCGAAGGTTCCTTACGACATCGTGCTGGAAATGGACGAGATCAACGACGACCTGGCTGACACCGACGTCGTGCTCGTTATCGGCGCCAACGACACGATCAACCCCGCCGCCGCAGAAGACCCGTCGAGCCCGATTGCGGGTATGCCGGTGCTGCGCGTGTGGGAAGCCAAGAACGTGATCGTGTTCAAGCGTTCGATGGCCGCCGGTTACGCGGGCGTGCAGAACCCGCTGTTCTTCCGCGAGAACGCCTCGATGCTGTTCGGCGACGCTAAGGCGCGCGTCGAAGACATCCTGCGCGCACTCTAA
- a CDS encoding Re/Si-specific NAD(P)(+) transhydrogenase subunit alpha yields MAIIGIVAEGPAETRVSATPATVTQLAGLGYDVSVADGAGERSSFANAAYEKAGARIVSAADAWGADIVLAVAAPEQAQIDQMRAGAVFVGILAPALSPELLAALAARGVTALAMDSVPRISRAQSMDVLSSMANIAGYRAVVEAAHEFGRFFTGQVTAAGKVPPAKVLVAGAGVAGLAAIGAASSLGAIVRATDPRPEVADQVKSIGGTYLPVEVEVEQSTDGYAKATSEAYDRRAAELYSEQAADVDIIITTAQIPGRAAPVLITAADVASMKSGSVIVDMAAGSGGNVVGSVAGEKVVTENGVIILGYTDLAGRLPTQASQLYGTNLVNLMKLLTPAKDGQLTLDWDDVVQRNVTVTRDGAVTFPPPPVNVSAAPAAAAATEVPAAAVKKTMSAGAKTGFIAAGIAALFLVNAFAPAPLPQHFTVLMLSVVIGFYVIGKVAHALHTPLMSVTNAISGIIVVGAITQLNTDDLLVQILAATAVLLASINIFGGFAVTRRMLAMFSRDPRSER; encoded by the coding sequence ATGGCAATCATCGGCATTGTTGCCGAGGGGCCCGCAGAGACACGTGTCTCCGCCACGCCCGCTACGGTGACCCAGTTGGCCGGTCTCGGATACGACGTATCCGTGGCCGACGGTGCAGGGGAGCGCTCGAGCTTCGCTAACGCCGCCTACGAGAAGGCTGGCGCGCGCATCGTGTCTGCGGCTGATGCGTGGGGTGCTGACATCGTGCTTGCCGTCGCCGCTCCCGAGCAGGCGCAGATTGACCAGATGCGTGCCGGCGCTGTCTTCGTCGGCATCCTGGCGCCAGCGCTCAGCCCCGAACTCCTCGCGGCCCTCGCCGCTCGCGGTGTCACCGCTCTCGCGATGGACTCCGTTCCCCGTATTTCGCGCGCCCAGTCGATGGACGTGCTGAGCTCGATGGCCAACATCGCCGGCTACCGCGCCGTCGTGGAAGCAGCGCACGAGTTCGGACGCTTCTTCACCGGCCAGGTCACCGCTGCTGGCAAGGTTCCGCCCGCCAAGGTGCTCGTCGCCGGCGCCGGCGTTGCCGGTCTTGCCGCGATTGGTGCCGCATCGAGCCTCGGCGCCATTGTGCGCGCCACCGACCCGCGCCCCGAGGTCGCCGACCAGGTCAAGTCCATCGGTGGCACCTACCTGCCCGTCGAAGTTGAGGTGGAGCAGTCCACCGATGGCTACGCGAAGGCGACGAGCGAGGCGTATGACCGTCGTGCTGCGGAGCTGTACTCCGAGCAGGCCGCTGATGTTGACATCATCATCACCACGGCGCAGATCCCGGGGCGTGCCGCTCCCGTGCTGATCACCGCAGCCGATGTCGCATCGATGAAGTCTGGTTCCGTCATCGTCGATATGGCTGCTGGCTCCGGCGGAAACGTCGTGGGATCGGTGGCAGGCGAGAAGGTTGTCACCGAAAATGGCGTCATCATCCTCGGCTACACGGATCTTGCCGGCCGCCTGCCTACCCAGGCCTCGCAGCTGTACGGCACGAACCTCGTCAACCTGATGAAGCTGCTGACGCCCGCTAAGGACGGTCAGCTCACGCTTGATTGGGACGACGTCGTTCAGCGCAACGTGACGGTCACCCGCGACGGTGCCGTGACGTTCCCGCCGCCGCCCGTCAACGTGTCGGCCGCACCTGCTGCTGCAGCAGCCACCGAGGTTCCGGCCGCTGCCGTCAAGAAGACGATGAGCGCAGGCGCAAAGACCGGCTTCATCGCCGCAGGTATTGCCGCGCTGTTCCTCGTGAACGCGTTTGCGCCCGCACCGTTGCCGCAGCACTTCACCGTGCTGATGCTCTCGGTAGTCATCGGCTTCTACGTGATCGGCAAGGTCGCGCACGCCCTGCACACGCCGCTCATGAGTGTCACCAACGCGATCAGCGGCATCATCGTGGTCGGTGCGATCACGCAGCTCAATACCGACGACCTGCTGGTGCAGATTCTGGCGGCGACAGCCGTGCTGTTGGCCAGTATCAACATCTTCGGTGGCTTCGCGGTGACGCGGCGCATGCTCGCAATGTTCTCCCGCGACCCCCGCTCAGAGCGCTAA
- the ispG gene encoding flavodoxin-dependent (E)-4-hydroxy-3-methylbut-2-enyl-diphosphate synthase has translation MPTAREILAPRRKSRQIRVGKVLVGGDAPVSVQSMTTTPTTDINATLQQIAELTASGCEIVRVAVPSQDDADVLHIIAKKSQIPVIADIHFQPKYVFQAIDAGCAAVRVNPGNIRKFDDQVGAIAKAAKDAGVSLRIGVNAGSLDRRLLEKYGKATPEALVESAVWEASLFEEHDFHDFKISVKHNDPIVMVKAYRQLAERGDWPLHLGVTEAGPAFQGTIKSATAFGILLAEGIGDTIRVSLSAPPAEEVKVGLQILQSLNLRERKLEIVSCPSCGRAQVDVYTLADQVTEGLKDVTVPLRVAVMGCVVNGPGEAREADLGVASGNGKGQIFVKGEVIKTVPESEIVATLIEEARRIADEMGPDASIGTAQVVTG, from the coding sequence ATCCCCACCGCCCGTGAAATTCTTGCGCCCCGACGTAAGTCACGTCAGATTCGCGTGGGCAAGGTTCTTGTCGGCGGCGACGCCCCGGTGAGCGTGCAGTCGATGACGACGACGCCGACCACCGATATCAACGCCACCCTGCAGCAGATTGCCGAACTCACGGCGTCTGGCTGCGAGATCGTGCGCGTGGCTGTTCCCAGCCAGGACGACGCTGATGTGCTGCACATCATCGCGAAGAAGAGCCAGATTCCGGTGATCGCTGACATTCACTTCCAGCCGAAGTATGTCTTCCAGGCGATCGATGCGGGGTGTGCTGCCGTTCGCGTGAACCCCGGCAATATTCGCAAGTTTGATGACCAGGTCGGCGCGATCGCGAAGGCCGCAAAAGACGCGGGTGTGTCGTTGCGCATCGGAGTCAACGCGGGTTCGCTTGACCGTCGCCTGCTGGAGAAGTACGGCAAGGCGACGCCTGAGGCTCTCGTGGAGAGCGCCGTATGGGAAGCATCGCTATTTGAAGAGCACGACTTCCACGACTTCAAGATTTCGGTCAAGCACAACGACCCCATTGTGATGGTCAAGGCCTATCGTCAGCTTGCTGAGCGGGGCGACTGGCCGCTGCACCTCGGTGTCACCGAAGCGGGCCCCGCCTTCCAAGGCACAATCAAGTCGGCTACCGCGTTCGGCATTCTGCTGGCCGAGGGCATCGGAGACACGATCCGTGTTTCGCTGTCTGCGCCGCCCGCAGAAGAGGTCAAGGTCGGTCTGCAGATCTTGCAGTCGCTCAACCTGCGCGAGCGCAAGCTGGAGATCGTGTCGTGCCCATCGTGTGGTCGCGCCCAGGTCGACGTCTACACGCTCGCCGATCAGGTGACCGAAGGTCTGAAGGATGTCACGGTTCCGCTTCGCGTGGCCGTGATGGGTTGCGTTGTCAATGGCCCGGGCGAGGCTCGCGAAGCTGATCTGGGTGTTGCCAGCGGCAACGGCAAGGGACAGATCTTTGTGAAGGGCGAAGTCATCAAGACGGTTCCCGAGTCTGAGATCGTTGCCACCCTCATCGAAGAGGCCCGTCGTATTGCCGACGAAATGGGCCCAGACGCGTCGATCGGAACCGCGCAGGTCGTGACGGGCTAA
- a CDS encoding chorismate-binding protein encodes MSGLMNALPVDAPFVLLARQGSDDVELLTGDVVDVDLLGDIPLTAADGTMRQVFAMVPYRQVRERGFEAHDDGAPLRCLLVADHQHFGRADALENLPTAPIALTDAGFDISDEDYGDIVRQVIRDEIGRGEGANFVIRRDYIAGVEADPRIAALTWFHALLEHERGAYWTFAVVTDDYIAVGASPEAHVSSQGGVVTMNPISGTFRHPAGGATKETLSEFLRSTKETEELFMVVDEELKMMSAICSDGGRITGPHLKEMSRLTHTEYMLRGSSRLDPRDVLRETMFAPTVTGSPMQNACAVIRRHETSPRGYYSGVAALFTPNAEGGHDLDAPILIRTAYIQNGRLRVPVGATLVRHSSPEGEVSETHGKAAGVLGAIGAIARDTPVDPDQPAERPSLAADPEIAELLESRNERLAPFWLNAQSAAGGSFTGTSVLVVDAEDRFTTMLGHQLHHLGLDVTITPWSDVTDDAVRAADLVVSGPGPGDPRDGSSPRIQRMREVVALRRAEGAPLVAVCLSHQILADQLGIDLAPLASPHQGVQKSVDVFGEQATIGFYNTFTARVAPGTATVGDISVSADTATGDVYALRGPKVASVQGHVESILSKDGIHTLARLVRSALA; translated from the coding sequence ATGTCTGGCCTGATGAACGCCCTCCCCGTCGACGCGCCGTTTGTGCTGTTGGCGCGGCAGGGGTCTGACGATGTTGAACTTCTCACTGGCGACGTTGTCGACGTCGATCTCCTCGGCGACATTCCGCTGACGGCAGCAGACGGGACCATGCGGCAAGTGTTCGCGATGGTTCCGTACCGCCAAGTGCGTGAACGCGGTTTCGAGGCGCACGATGACGGGGCGCCGCTGCGATGCCTCCTTGTTGCTGACCACCAGCACTTCGGCCGCGCCGATGCCCTCGAGAACCTGCCGACCGCACCGATCGCCCTCACCGACGCGGGCTTCGACATTTCGGATGAGGATTACGGCGACATCGTGCGTCAGGTGATTCGCGACGAAATTGGTCGTGGCGAAGGCGCCAACTTCGTCATCCGTCGCGACTATATTGCCGGTGTCGAAGCCGACCCCCGCATCGCGGCGCTCACCTGGTTCCATGCTCTTCTTGAACACGAGCGCGGCGCCTACTGGACCTTCGCTGTCGTCACCGACGACTACATCGCCGTCGGCGCCAGCCCCGAAGCACACGTGTCATCGCAGGGTGGCGTGGTGACCATGAACCCCATTTCGGGCACCTTCCGGCACCCCGCGGGCGGCGCGACGAAGGAAACCCTCTCCGAGTTCCTGCGCTCCACGAAAGAGACAGAAGAGCTCTTCATGGTCGTCGACGAAGAGCTGAAGATGATGAGCGCCATCTGCAGCGACGGTGGCCGCATCACCGGGCCACACCTCAAGGAGATGTCGCGCCTGACGCACACCGAATACATGTTGCGTGGCTCCAGTCGCCTGGACCCGCGCGATGTGCTGCGCGAAACGATGTTTGCGCCGACGGTTACCGGCTCGCCGATGCAAAATGCGTGCGCCGTTATTCGCCGCCACGAAACCTCGCCGCGCGGGTACTACTCGGGAGTCGCCGCACTCTTTACCCCCAATGCCGAGGGCGGGCACGACCTAGACGCGCCGATTCTAATTCGCACCGCCTACATTCAAAACGGCCGCCTGCGGGTACCCGTCGGTGCAACACTCGTGCGCCACTCCTCCCCCGAGGGGGAGGTCAGCGAAACGCATGGCAAGGCTGCCGGTGTGCTCGGCGCGATTGGCGCGATCGCCCGCGACACCCCCGTCGACCCTGATCAGCCAGCCGAGCGCCCGTCGCTCGCCGCTGACCCGGAGATCGCGGAGCTTCTCGAATCGCGCAACGAGCGGTTGGCACCGTTCTGGTTGAACGCGCAGTCGGCGGCTGGCGGTTCTTTCACCGGAACCTCGGTGCTGGTTGTCGACGCAGAAGACCGCTTCACGACGATGCTGGGTCACCAGTTGCACCACCTCGGCCTCGACGTCACGATCACGCCGTGGAGCGACGTCACTGACGACGCTGTGCGGGCAGCCGATCTCGTCGTTTCCGGTCCCGGCCCCGGCGACCCGCGCGATGGTTCCAGCCCTCGCATTCAGCGCATGCGCGAGGTTGTTGCGTTGCGCCGCGCCGAGGGTGCGCCGCTCGTCGCGGTGTGCCTCAGCCACCAGATTCTTGCCGACCAACTCGGCATCGATCTCGCACCGCTCGCGTCGCCCCACCAGGGCGTGCAGAAGAGCGTTGATGTGTTCGGTGAGCAGGCCACGATTGGCTTCTACAACACCTTCACCGCACGCGTCGCCCCGGGCACCGCGACGGTCGGCGACATTTCGGTGTCGGCCGATACCGCGACCGGTGATGTGTATGCGCTGCGCGGCCCGAAGGTCGCCTCCGTGCAGGGACACGTGGAATCGATCCTGTCGAAGGACGGCATCCACACGCTCGCACGTCTCGTGCGCTCAGCCCTCGCGTAA
- a CDS encoding site-2 protease family protein — MTVLAFIIGILVIVVGLAVSIALHEIGHLAPAKLFNVRVGQYMIGFGPTLWSKKIGETEYGFKAIPLGGYISMAGMYPPAAGDAKTGKAGGGFFRTMVQDARDANDETIGADEDRVFYKLPTYKRVIIMLGGPLMNLLFAGVLFTVILSGIGIQQSSNTVATINECVIPASSTQTECTPSDPASPAAAAGLLPGDTITAIDGEPVSTFVEISTIIRDNPGTDLEFSVTRPASTSEDAEQLTLIVTPMLAQRPAIDADGNIVTAEDGTTQMVDVGFVGFGPTQVLTKQPLSAGVEQTVSNVGAVAGIMVELPVKLYNTAVDLVTGSERDPNGPISVVGVGRIAGEVAAIDAPIATRVAGVLSLVASLNIALFVFNLIPLLPLDGGHVVVALWDAIKRGWAKLFRRPAPKPVDATKLVPLTFVVVIALVGMGALLLIADIVNPVQLF, encoded by the coding sequence GTGACTGTGCTCGCCTTCATTATCGGCATCCTCGTGATTGTCGTTGGACTCGCCGTATCCATCGCTCTGCATGAGATCGGGCACTTGGCGCCCGCGAAGCTCTTCAACGTGCGTGTCGGGCAGTACATGATCGGGTTCGGCCCGACCCTGTGGTCGAAGAAAATCGGCGAGACCGAGTACGGCTTTAAGGCGATTCCGCTGGGCGGATACATCTCCATGGCGGGCATGTATCCACCGGCTGCTGGCGACGCGAAGACCGGAAAAGCCGGCGGTGGCTTCTTCCGCACCATGGTGCAAGACGCTCGTGACGCCAACGACGAGACCATCGGCGCCGACGAAGATCGGGTTTTCTACAAACTGCCGACCTACAAGCGCGTCATCATCATGCTGGGCGGCCCGCTGATGAACCTGCTGTTCGCTGGCGTCTTGTTCACGGTCATCCTGAGCGGCATCGGCATTCAACAATCCAGCAACACCGTCGCCACGATCAACGAGTGCGTCATCCCGGCATCGTCCACGCAGACCGAGTGCACACCGAGCGACCCGGCTTCCCCCGCCGCGGCTGCCGGCCTGTTGCCAGGCGACACGATCACCGCGATCGACGGCGAGCCGGTTTCCACCTTTGTTGAAATTTCCACGATCATTCGTGACAACCCCGGCACCGACCTGGAGTTCAGCGTCACGCGCCCCGCAAGCACAAGCGAGGATGCGGAACAGCTCACCCTGATCGTGACGCCCATGTTGGCGCAGCGCCCCGCGATTGATGCAGACGGAAATATCGTGACGGCTGAAGACGGAACCACGCAGATGGTTGACGTCGGATTCGTTGGCTTCGGGCCGACACAGGTGCTCACGAAGCAGCCGCTTTCGGCGGGCGTTGAGCAGACCGTCTCGAACGTCGGCGCCGTCGCCGGCATCATGGTCGAGTTGCCCGTAAAGCTCTACAACACGGCCGTTGATCTCGTGACCGGCTCAGAGCGCGACCCGAACGGCCCGATCAGTGTTGTTGGCGTTGGTCGCATTGCGGGTGAAGTTGCTGCGATCGATGCGCCGATTGCCACGCGTGTTGCCGGTGTGCTGAGCCTGGTGGCATCGCTGAACATTGCGCTGTTCGTGTTCAACCTGATCCCACTGCTGCCGCTCGACGGCGGTCACGTTGTCGTGGCGCTCTGGGACGCGATTAAGCGCGGGTGGGCGAAACTGTTCCGCCGCCCTGCGCCCAAGCCGGTGGACGCCACCAAGCTGGTTCCGCTCACCTTCGTTGTCGTGATCGCACTCGTCGGCATGGGAGCGCTGCTGCTCATCGCCGACATCGTCAACCCGGTTCAGCTGTTTTAA